From Streptomyces sp. TLI_105, the proteins below share one genomic window:
- a CDS encoding alpha/beta hydrolase — protein MNRPDPEVQAVIDLATAGFPPLATEMTDIAEVRAFFAARPKPAVPPPSVARVTDEDADGVPVRVYDPAVHGTAPVIVFCHGGGFVLCDLDSHDDFCRSLARATEAIVVSVDYRRAPEHPFPAAPEDAYTALLWAAEAHPGRRIAVAGDSAGANLATVLTLLSRDRGGPEIVCQALYYPMLDPTRSRPSHRENAQGYFLTADHLRWYWDGYLQAPAHRTSPYAAPLAGADLSGLPPAQVVTAGFDPLRDDGLAYVEALTAAGVPVEARHHAGMFHGFLSMAGALPAAAEARETAFAALRAALAPR, from the coding sequence CGACCTGGCCACCGCCGGCTTCCCCCCGCTGGCGACGGAGATGACGGACATCGCCGAGGTGCGCGCCTTCTTCGCCGCCCGCCCCAAGCCCGCCGTCCCGCCACCGTCCGTCGCCCGCGTCACGGACGAGGACGCCGACGGCGTGCCCGTACGCGTCTACGACCCGGCCGTCCACGGGACCGCCCCCGTGATCGTCTTCTGTCACGGGGGCGGCTTCGTCCTCTGCGACCTCGACAGCCACGACGACTTCTGTCGCTCCCTCGCCCGCGCCACGGAGGCGATCGTCGTCTCCGTCGACTACCGCCGCGCCCCCGAGCACCCCTTCCCCGCCGCCCCCGAGGACGCCTACACGGCCCTGCTGTGGGCGGCGGAGGCCCACCCGGGCCGGCGGATCGCCGTCGCAGGGGACAGCGCGGGCGCCAACCTCGCCACCGTCCTCACCCTGCTCTCCCGCGACCGGGGCGGCCCCGAGATCGTCTGTCAGGCGCTCTACTACCCGATGCTCGACCCCACCCGCTCCCGCCCCTCGCACCGGGAGAACGCCCAGGGGTACTTCCTCACCGCCGACCACCTGCGCTGGTACTGGGACGGCTATCTGCAGGCCCCGGCGCACCGCACCAGTCCCTACGCGGCCCCGCTGGCGGGCGCCGACCTGTCCGGGCTCCCGCCGGCCCAGGTCGTCACCGCGGGCTTCGACCCCCTCCGGGACGACGGCCTGGCGTACGTGGAGGCCCTCACCGCCGCGGGCGTCCCCGTGGAGGCCCGCCACCACGCCGGGATGTTCCACGGCTTCCTCTCCATGGCGGGCGCCCTGCCCGCGGCGGCCGAGGCCCGCGAGACCGCCTTCGCCGCCCTGCGCGCGGCCCTCGCCCCGCGCTGA